The following proteins are co-located in the Sebastes umbrosus isolate fSebUmb1 chromosome 24, fSebUmb1.pri, whole genome shotgun sequence genome:
- the pspc1 gene encoding paraspeckle component 1, producing the protein MANRNMQQVNVLNSNSPQPVKRGSDSPELQELPEQQQQSPPDKESPERPQQQQSPAAESDEGREEMTLDITSFRKPGEKTFTQRSRLFIGNLPVDLPEEEFKNMFDKYGNISEVFINRERGFGFIRLETRTLAEIAKAELDGTILNNRPIRIRFATHGAALTVRNLMPAVTNELLEQAFSQFGPVERAVVVTDDRGRPTGKGIVEFANKVAARKALERCTEGALLLTTTPCPAIVEPSEHFDDEDGHPEKLLQKSASYYKEREQMPHFAQPGTFEFEYSSRWKALHEMEKQQKEQVDKNIKEAKEKLEAELESAKHEHQLMMMRQDLMRRQEELRRLEELRNQELQRRKQIEMRHEEERRRREEEMMRHREQEDLRRHPEGFKPNYMDNREQEMRVGELGPRGAINMGDGYNQGSPGPTGNQGQMMGMSGRGGAVGPEGTANMGTPLMSENGAMRNDRYPQGGSMGGRPEVESPKQQQQQQQQQQQQQQQQQQQQQQQQQQQLQQQQQQQPQQQQQQPLGPQVGPAPGFGRGSPVGGVFDGPNNKRRRY; encoded by the exons ATGGCGAACCGAAACATGCAACAAGTCAACGTGCTCAATAGTAATTCCCCGCAGCCGGTGAAGCGTGGGAGCGACTCCCCGGAGCTCCAGGAGCTcccggagcagcagcagcagtcaccgCCGGACAAAGAGAGCCCTGAGcggccgcagcagcagcagtctccCGCTGCAGAGAGCgacgagggccgggaggagatGACTCTGGATATCACCAGCTTCAGGAAGCCCGGGGAGAAGACCTTCACCCAGAGATCACGGCTGTTTATCGGCAACCTGCCCGTGGATCTACCGGAGGAGGAGTTCAAGAACATGTTCGACAAATACGGAAACATCAGCGAGGTCTTcatcaacagagagagaggcttcGGCTTCATCCGCCTG GAAACCCGGACGCTGGCAGAAATCGCTAAAGCTGAGCTGGACGGGACTATTTTGAACAACCGACCAATCAGGATCCGCTTTGCTACGCACGGCGCTGCGCTTACGGTGCGCAACCTGATGCCTGCTGTAACAAACGAGCTGCTGGAGCAG GCGTTTTCTCAGTTTGGGCCGGTGGAACGGGCCGTTGTCGTGACAGATGACCGCGGTCGTCCCACTGGGAAGGGCATTGTGGAGTTTGCAAACAAAGTAGCTGCACGTAAAGCCCTGGAGCGATGCACGGAGGGAGCGCTGCTGCTGACCAC CACACCTTGTCCAGCCATTGTGGAGCCCTCGGAGCACTTTGACGATGAGGATGGACATCCTGAAAAGTTGCTGCAGAAGTCCGCATCGTATTATAA GGAACGAGAGCAGATGCCACATTTTGCTCAGCCGGGGACGTTTGAGTTTGAATATTCGTCTCGTTGGAAAGCTCTTCATGAGATGGAGAAGCAGCAAAAAGAGCAGGTGGACAAGAACATTAAAGAGGCCAAAGAGAAACTGGAGGCGGAGCTGGAGTCGGCCAAACACGAACATCAGCTCATGATGATGAGACAAG ATCTAATGAGACGTCAGGAGGAGCTGAGGCGACTGGAGGAGCTCCGCAACCAGGAGCTGCAGAGACGGAAGCAGATAGAGATGAG gcatgaagaggagaggaggaggagagaggaggagatgatgagacacagagaacagGAGGACCTGAGGCGCCACCCAGAGGGCTTCAAACCAAACTACATGGACAAC AGAGAACAGGAAATGAGAGTGGGTGAGCTGGGCCCTCGTGGAGCCATTAATATGGGAG ACGGCTATAACCAGGGCTCTCCGGGGCCCACTGGTAACCAGGGTCAGATGATGGGAATGAGTGGAAGGGGAGGAGCCGTTGGCCCAGAGGGGACCGCAAATATGGGGACACCGTTGATGTCCGAGAACGGAGCCATG CGAAACGATAGATACCCGCAGGGTGGATCAATGGGGGGGCGACCAGAGGTTGAGTCcccaaagcagcagcagcagcagcagcaacaacaacagcagcagcaacagcagcaacaacagcagcagcaacagcagcaacaacaacaactacaacagcagcaacagcagcagccgcaacagcagcaacagcagccgtTGGGCCCTCAGGTTGGACCAGCACCAGGATTTGGGAGGGGGAGTCCAGTAGGGGGAGTCTTTGATGGGCCAAATAACAAGCGCCGCAGATACTAA